The nucleotide sequence TCTCCCTCCAAAGAAGTCTCGCTAATATATACTGACCAGTTGTGTCTGAAACTACCTGTTTCCTTATACCCTATTCATCATggttatttccacatttttcatCGTTTGTTTcatcattgtttatttatttttgagacagacagagcatgagcaggagagtgggagggacagagagagagagaaaggagacgcaatttctgaagcaggcttcaggctccaagctgtcagcacagagccctatgtggagctcgaacccacaacctgcgagatcatgtcctgagctgatggagccacacagatgcccctatCATCTTTGATCATTAGTAATCTGATTGGTGAAAAATAGTTcaaatgttctaaaaaaaaattttagtgtttatttttgagagagaaagactgagagggagatggagtgcaagcaggcaagggcagagagagagggagacacagaatctgaagcaggctccagctctgagctgtcagcacagagcctgacatggccttaaactcacaaactgagagatcatgacctgagttaaagtcggacacttaaccgactgagccacccaggtttcccattTAAAGTGGTCTAAATAAAAGATTGTGCAAGTCAAACTAAATATGTCCGTGGGCCAGAATGGGTCCCTGGGTTTTCAGTCTAGGTCCTCATGACCACTGTTTTCCCACAGGCATGAACCACAGCCGGCCCAGTGGAGGCTCTGAGGCTATCAGTACAGCTGGAGAGAGCGCTTCCAAGATCCAGAACCACTGCCAGGAGCCCTACTATCAGGCAGTGCCGCCAGGTAAGCCCCCACCTGCTCGGGAACCAGCTCCTATTGGCCTCACTCCCACCAAGAGGCCAGAGGCCTTCTGGGCACCTGCCACCCGCCACCTCCCaattctgagcctgtttctttgCCTCCCCTCATATCACCCCTCAGGGATGCTCACCTGCACAACCCAGGGTCCCTGGAAGGAGACCCAGGATAGGGATGAGCTTCCTCCCTGTGAACCTGGTGAGTAGAGACCTCCCAGCACCCATCCTGTGGCCACTTTCCAAAGAAGCCTCAGCTGTCCATGGGGTCTGTGGGAGCAGGACATGGGGGTATTAAGCCTCGGggtagaaagggagagataaaggCAGAAGGTGCAGAATAAAAGGAGAATCAGGAAGGCCCAGAAAAGGAGAGGCAAGGATCTTGTTCCTTATTCTTCAGGATCAAGACATTAACTGAGAAAGGaagggtgtcttggtggctcagttgtttaagcatctgactttggctcagatcatgatctcacggcttgtaagttcaagccccgcatagggctctgtgctgacagctcagagcatggaccctgctttggattctgtgtctccctctctctgtctctctgcccctcccctactcactctgtgtctctcaaaaataaataaaaacattaaaaattttaaaaataaataaaaataaaatggctgagggatgggtgaaacaggcaaagggaatcaagagcacaCTTAACCATGATgcgcactgagtaatgtgtagagtTGTTGGATATTGCACACATGAAACTAATCACATtggaattaaaacttttaattccattattaaggtaaaataaataagagtgatttttttttttagagagagagaatcttaagcaggccccacactgagcgtggtgcccaatatggagctcaatcccatgactctgggatcatgacttgagcccaaatcaggagtggCTCAGaaaactgagacatccaggcccccccaaaagtgattttttaaagtgtctgtggagacagaagagagagcacTTCACAGAAGCAGGTCTTTAACAAATGCATCTTGATGCAGTTGCTGACGTCACCTgcacccctcttctctcccagtctgtggccGGCCGCTCACCCCCATCGCCCAGAACCAGGAGGCCCTCGGTTCCTCCAAAGCCAAGTTGGGTAACTTCCCCTGGCAAGCGTTTACCAGTATCTACGGCCGTGGAGGTGGGGCCCTACTGGGCGACAGGTGGATCCTCACCGCCGCCCACACCATCGATCCCAAGGACGGCATCTTTCTCCGGAAGAACCGGAGCGTGGATGTGTTCCTGGGCCACACAAGCATAGACGAGATGCTGCGGCTGGGAAGCCACCCTGTGCGCCGTGTGGTCGTGCACCCCGACTACCGCCAGAACGAGTCCCACAACTTCAACGGGGACATTGCCCTCCTGGAGCTCCAACACAGTGTCCGCCTcggccccagcctcctccccgtCTGTCTGCCCGACAGCGAGACCCTCTACCGCAGCGGCGTGTTGGGCTATGTCAGCGGGTTCGGCGTGGAGAGGGGCTGGTTAACCACTGAGCTCAAGTACTCCAGGCTGCCCGTCGCCCCGAGGGCGGCCTGCCAGGCCTGGCTCCGAGAGAAGCAGAGGTCCGAGGTGTTTTCTGACAACATGTTCTGTGCTGGGGATAAGATGCGGCAGCAGAGTGTCTGCCAGGGGGACAGTGGTGGCGTCTATGTGGTATGGGACGAGCGTGCCCATCACTGGGTGGCCACGGGCATCGTATCCTGGGGCGTCGGGTGTGGCAAGGGCTATGGCTTCTACACCAAAGTGCTCAACTACCTGGACTGGATCAAGGGAGTGATGGGGGGGAAGGACTgaccctgggggcacctgagcaGTGACACTCAACTATGGAGGGCCCCTTGCCCAGAAAGGAGAAGTGTAGGAGCTTGGACTGGGCtcagggatggggatgggggcagggaacCACTATTCAAGGACTGCTGCCCTATCCCTCATGGAGAgaactcctcctccttcccattgcccaccccccaccttccttctAGTTTGCGAGTTTGTGCTCCGCCCAGGGAAGCCCTGTACATCTCAGCCAGTTGCCGTTAACTTCTTCTGggaggctgagtggctcagtcacatgTATttgacttaggcttaggtcatgatctcacagttcatgagttcaagtaccacattgagtgagcttgagcccccacttccctctctctctctctctctctctctctctctctctctcactctcactgtctcttcctctctctctctgtctgcccttcctgggattctctctctctctcattctctctctgcaccctcactcacttgtgccctctctctcactctcaaaaaataaaataaaataggggcacctgggttgcttagccggttaagcacccgactttggcacacatcatgattttgtggttcatgagttcgagccccacatcatgctctgtgctgacagctcagagcctggaacctgcttcagattctgtatctccctctctctgtccctcacctgctcacactctgtctctatgtctctctctcaaaaataaataagaacattaaaatttttttcaataaataaataataataataaacttcatTTCCTGCTGACATGGCTTCCACTGTACTCTCCTGGAAGACTAGCACCTTCTCATCCCCCTGTTCAAGTGCAGTATGAGGGATGTGGTCTTAATTGCTTTCATTTCTGAAACACTCTAAAGCCCCTTTCCTTCCCACATTCAAAGTATAGGTTTCACCCTTCACCCCATGGCCTAGCTGCAATTATCGTAGtgaatagttcattttgcttgacATCTTCTGCACACCAGGTGCTTCCCATGTTATTTCATTGGCTCCTCACACCAAGTTTGCAATGGATG is from Suricata suricatta isolate VVHF042 chromosome 10, meerkat_22Aug2017_6uvM2_HiC, whole genome shotgun sequence and encodes:
- the C1RL gene encoding complement C1r subcomponent-like protein isoform X4, translating into MPGLRVGKLPLEKPPLHKLVRQDITASGMDPSRFCGQQGSPLGSPPGQTEFVSPGNRLRLTFRAPASSQDRTTGLHRGFLALYQAVGMNHSRPSGGSEAISTAGESASKIQNHCQEPYYQAVPPGMLTCTTQGPWKETQDRDELPPCEPVCGRPLTPIAQNQEALGSSKAKLGNFPWQAFTSIYGRGGGALLGDRWILTAAHTIDPKDGIFLRKNRSVDVFLGHTSIDEMLRLGSHPVRRVVVHPDYRQNESHNFNGDIALLELQHSVRLGPSLLPVCLPDSETLYRSGVLGYVSGFGVERGWLTTELKYSRLPVAPRAACQAWLREKQRSEVFSDNMFCAGDKMRQQSVCQGDSGGVYVVWDERAHHWVATGIVSWGVGCGKGYGFYTKVLNYLDWIKGVMGGKD
- the C1RL gene encoding complement C1r subcomponent-like protein isoform X1, with the protein product MSSSRCLVSEWGNYLWRSPHSTSWWWLLLWGVLQACPTQGSVLLAQQLPQQLTSPGYPEPYVKGQKSSTDIEAPEGFAVRLVFRDFDLEPSQDCEQDSVTITASGMDPSRFCGQQGSPLGSPPGQTEFVSPGNRLRLTFRAPASSQDRTTGLHRGFLALYQAVGMNHSRPSGGSEAISTAGESASKIQNHCQEPYYQAVPPGMLTCTTQGPWKETQDRDELPPCEPVCGRPLTPIAQNQEALGSSKAKLGNFPWQAFTSIYGRGGGALLGDRWILTAAHTIDPKDGIFLRKNRSVDVFLGHTSIDEMLRLGSHPVRRVVVHPDYRQNESHNFNGDIALLELQHSVRLGPSLLPVCLPDSETLYRSGVLGYVSGFGVERGWLTTELKYSRLPVAPRAACQAWLREKQRSEVFSDNMFCAGDKMRQQSVCQGDSGGVYVVWDERAHHWVATGIVSWGVGCGKGYGFYTKVLNYLDWIKGVMGGKD
- the C1RL gene encoding complement C1r subcomponent-like protein isoform X3; the protein is MSSSRCLVSEWGNYLWRSPHSTSWWWLLLWGVLQACPTQGSVLLAQQLPQQLTSPGYPEPYVKGQKSSTDIEAPEGFAVRLVFRDFDLEPSQDCEQDSVTITASGMDPSRFCGQQGSPLGSPPGQTEFVSPGNRLRLTFRAPASSQDRTTGLHRGFLALYQAVGMNHSRPSGGSEAISTAGESASKIQNHCQEPYYQAVPPVCGRPLTPIAQNQEALGSSKAKLGNFPWQAFTSIYGRGGGALLGDRWILTAAHTIDPKDGIFLRKNRSVDVFLGHTSIDEMLRLGSHPVRRVVVHPDYRQNESHNFNGDIALLELQHSVRLGPSLLPVCLPDSETLYRSGVLGYVSGFGVERGWLTTELKYSRLPVAPRAACQAWLREKQRSEVFSDNMFCAGDKMRQQSVCQGDSGGVYVVWDERAHHWVATGIVSWGVGCGKGYGFYTKVLNYLDWIKGVMGGKD
- the C1RL gene encoding complement C1r subcomponent-like protein isoform X5 encodes the protein MPGLRVGKLPLEKPPLHKLITASGMDPSRFCGQQGSPLGSPPGQTEFVSPGNRLRLTFRAPASSQDRTTGLHRGFLALYQAVGMNHSRPSGGSEAISTAGESASKIQNHCQEPYYQAVPPGMLTCTTQGPWKETQDRDELPPCEPVCGRPLTPIAQNQEALGSSKAKLGNFPWQAFTSIYGRGGGALLGDRWILTAAHTIDPKDGIFLRKNRSVDVFLGHTSIDEMLRLGSHPVRRVVVHPDYRQNESHNFNGDIALLELQHSVRLGPSLLPVCLPDSETLYRSGVLGYVSGFGVERGWLTTELKYSRLPVAPRAACQAWLREKQRSEVFSDNMFCAGDKMRQQSVCQGDSGGVYVVWDERAHHWVATGIVSWGVGCGKGYGFYTKVLNYLDWIKGVMGGKD
- the C1RL gene encoding complement C1r subcomponent-like protein isoform X2, which gives rise to MWWLLLWGVLQACPTQGSVLLAQQLPQQLTSPGYPEPYVKGQKSSTDIEAPEGFAVRLVFRDFDLEPSQDCEQDSVTITASGMDPSRFCGQQGSPLGSPPGQTEFVSPGNRLRLTFRAPASSQDRTTGLHRGFLALYQAVGMNHSRPSGGSEAISTAGESASKIQNHCQEPYYQAVPPGMLTCTTQGPWKETQDRDELPPCEPVCGRPLTPIAQNQEALGSSKAKLGNFPWQAFTSIYGRGGGALLGDRWILTAAHTIDPKDGIFLRKNRSVDVFLGHTSIDEMLRLGSHPVRRVVVHPDYRQNESHNFNGDIALLELQHSVRLGPSLLPVCLPDSETLYRSGVLGYVSGFGVERGWLTTELKYSRLPVAPRAACQAWLREKQRSEVFSDNMFCAGDKMRQQSVCQGDSGGVYVVWDERAHHWVATGIVSWGVGCGKGYGFYTKVLNYLDWIKGVMGGKD